A DNA window from Arachis hypogaea cultivar Tifrunner chromosome 18, arahy.Tifrunner.gnm2.J5K5, whole genome shotgun sequence contains the following coding sequences:
- the LOC112770835 gene encoding pentatricopeptide repeat-containing protein At1g06143 isoform X1, with the protein MGKGKLFRCENCKEGAYVSIQVHWIKMLMFVNVCYSERNVHTLKETILGQIKGCVTTKTLEFVYASMIKTNANQDCFLMNQFISACSLFSCIDLATSAFTWMESPNAWVYNALVRGCVHCCHPNQALLYYTHMLRNNVKPTSYSFSSLVKACTLLMDSVSGKAVHAHVWKHGFDSHVFVQTTLIEFYSILAELRDSIKVFDAMNERDVFAWTTMISAHVRNEDMNSARQLFDEMPEKNIATWNTMIDGYTKSGNVESAEILFKQMPSRDVISWTTMMTCYTGNQRYGDVIALFHDMINNGMIPDEVTVTTVISACAHLGALELGKEVHLYLMLNGFNLDVYIGSSLVDMYAKCGNIDKSLLVFYKLQRKNLFCWNAVIDGLATHGYAEEALGMFGEMVRKGIQPNAVTFISILTACTHAGFVNEGRRWFMSMMQDYCITPQIEHYGCMVDLLSKAGLLGEALEIIRTMTFEPNSFIWGALLNGCKLHKNLEIAHIAVQNLMILEPGNSGHYSLLVNMYAEVNRWNDVVKIRKTMKDFGIEKKYPGHSWVEINKKIHLFAASDKHHPLYGQIHLLLAELDEQLRPASNVYDMELFV; encoded by the exons CATACAGGTACACTGGATCAAGATGCTTATGTTTGTGAATGTTTGCTACTCAGAGAG AAATGTGCACACCCTCAAGGAGACAATTCTTGGGCAGATAAAGGGATGTGTGACAACAAAAACACTGGAATTTGTCTATGCCTCCATGATCAAGACCAATGCCAACCAAGATTGCTTCTTGATGAACCAGTTTATAAGTGCATGTTCTCTATTTTCTTGCATAGATTTAGCAACTTCAGCTTTTACTTGGATGGAAAGTCCTAACGCTTGGGTTTATAATGCATTGGTCAGAGGCTGTGTTCATTGCTGTCACCCAAACCAAGCGTTACTTTATTATACACATATGTTGAGGAACAACGTCAAGCCTACCAGTTATTCGTTTTCATCTTTAGTTAAGGCCTGTACTTTGTTGATGGATTCAGTTTCAGGCAAAGCTGTTCATGCCCATGTCTGGAAACATGGATTTGATTCTCATGTGTTTGTTCAGACTACGCTCATCGAGTTTTATTCAATTTTAGCCGAGCTGCGTGACTCCATAAAGGTGTttgatgctatgaatgaaagagaTGTTTTTGCTTGGACTACAATGATTTCTGCTCATGTTCGAAATGAGGACATGAATTCTGCGCGCCagttgtttgatgaaatgcctgaAAAAAATATTGCTACATGGAATACCATGATTGACGGGTACACAAAATCAGGGAATGTTGAGTCTGCTGAAATCTTGTTCAAGCAAATGCCTTCTAGAGATGTTATTTCTTGGACAACCATGATGACTTGTTATACTGGAAACCAAAGGTATGGTGATGTAATAGCACTTTTTCATGACATGATCAACAATGGAATGATCCCTGATGAAGTGACTGTGACCACTGTCATTTCAGCTTGTGCCCATCTAGGAGCTCTTGAATTGGGAAAGGAGGTACACCTTTATTTGATGCTGAATGGATTTAATCTTGATGTTTACATCGGCTCTTCGCTTGTTGATATGTATGCAAAATGTGGGAACATTGATAAGTCTCTTTTGGTGTTCTACAAATTGCAAAGGAAAAACCTGTTTTGTTGGAATGCTGTGATTGATGGGCTTGCAACACATGGATATGCAGAAGAAGCATTAGGTATGTTCGGCGAAATGGTGAGGAAAGGAATCCAACCAAACGCAGTTACATTCATTAGTATCCTAACTGCTTGCACCCATGCTGGGTTCGTAAACGAGGGTCGTCGCTGGTTTATGAGCATGATGCAGGATTATTGTATTACTCCTCAAATTGAGCATTATGGATGCATGGTTGACTTGTTGAGCAAGGCAGGGTTGCTTGGGGAAGCTTTAGAGATTATTAGAACCATGACATTTGAACCTAATTCCTTTATTTGGGGTGCCTTATTGAACGGGTGTAAGCTTCACAAGAACTTGGAGATTGCTCATATTGCAGTTCAGAATCTGATGATTCTTGAGCCGGGTAACAGCGGGCACTATAGTCTTCTTGTTAACATGTATGCTGAAGTAAATAGGTGGAATGATGTTGTGAAGATCCGGAAAACCATGAAGGATTTTGGCATAGAAAAGAAATATCCTGGGCATAGCTGGGTAGAAATCAATAAGAAAATTCATCTATTTGCAGCATCTGATAAACATCATCCATTGTACGGTCAAATTCACTTGTTGCTAGCTGAACTCGATGAGCAGTTGAGGCCAGCTAGCAATGTCTACGATATGGAGCTTTTTGTATAA
- the LOC112770835 gene encoding pentatricopeptide repeat-containing protein At1g06143 isoform X2, which produces MHKISIQVHWIKMLMFVNVCYSERNVHTLKETILGQIKGCVTTKTLEFVYASMIKTNANQDCFLMNQFISACSLFSCIDLATSAFTWMESPNAWVYNALVRGCVHCCHPNQALLYYTHMLRNNVKPTSYSFSSLVKACTLLMDSVSGKAVHAHVWKHGFDSHVFVQTTLIEFYSILAELRDSIKVFDAMNERDVFAWTTMISAHVRNEDMNSARQLFDEMPEKNIATWNTMIDGYTKSGNVESAEILFKQMPSRDVISWTTMMTCYTGNQRYGDVIALFHDMINNGMIPDEVTVTTVISACAHLGALELGKEVHLYLMLNGFNLDVYIGSSLVDMYAKCGNIDKSLLVFYKLQRKNLFCWNAVIDGLATHGYAEEALGMFGEMVRKGIQPNAVTFISILTACTHAGFVNEGRRWFMSMMQDYCITPQIEHYGCMVDLLSKAGLLGEALEIIRTMTFEPNSFIWGALLNGCKLHKNLEIAHIAVQNLMILEPGNSGHYSLLVNMYAEVNRWNDVVKIRKTMKDFGIEKKYPGHSWVEINKKIHLFAASDKHHPLYGQIHLLLAELDEQLRPASNVYDMELFV; this is translated from the exons CATACAGGTACACTGGATCAAGATGCTTATGTTTGTGAATGTTTGCTACTCAGAGAG AAATGTGCACACCCTCAAGGAGACAATTCTTGGGCAGATAAAGGGATGTGTGACAACAAAAACACTGGAATTTGTCTATGCCTCCATGATCAAGACCAATGCCAACCAAGATTGCTTCTTGATGAACCAGTTTATAAGTGCATGTTCTCTATTTTCTTGCATAGATTTAGCAACTTCAGCTTTTACTTGGATGGAAAGTCCTAACGCTTGGGTTTATAATGCATTGGTCAGAGGCTGTGTTCATTGCTGTCACCCAAACCAAGCGTTACTTTATTATACACATATGTTGAGGAACAACGTCAAGCCTACCAGTTATTCGTTTTCATCTTTAGTTAAGGCCTGTACTTTGTTGATGGATTCAGTTTCAGGCAAAGCTGTTCATGCCCATGTCTGGAAACATGGATTTGATTCTCATGTGTTTGTTCAGACTACGCTCATCGAGTTTTATTCAATTTTAGCCGAGCTGCGTGACTCCATAAAGGTGTttgatgctatgaatgaaagagaTGTTTTTGCTTGGACTACAATGATTTCTGCTCATGTTCGAAATGAGGACATGAATTCTGCGCGCCagttgtttgatgaaatgcctgaAAAAAATATTGCTACATGGAATACCATGATTGACGGGTACACAAAATCAGGGAATGTTGAGTCTGCTGAAATCTTGTTCAAGCAAATGCCTTCTAGAGATGTTATTTCTTGGACAACCATGATGACTTGTTATACTGGAAACCAAAGGTATGGTGATGTAATAGCACTTTTTCATGACATGATCAACAATGGAATGATCCCTGATGAAGTGACTGTGACCACTGTCATTTCAGCTTGTGCCCATCTAGGAGCTCTTGAATTGGGAAAGGAGGTACACCTTTATTTGATGCTGAATGGATTTAATCTTGATGTTTACATCGGCTCTTCGCTTGTTGATATGTATGCAAAATGTGGGAACATTGATAAGTCTCTTTTGGTGTTCTACAAATTGCAAAGGAAAAACCTGTTTTGTTGGAATGCTGTGATTGATGGGCTTGCAACACATGGATATGCAGAAGAAGCATTAGGTATGTTCGGCGAAATGGTGAGGAAAGGAATCCAACCAAACGCAGTTACATTCATTAGTATCCTAACTGCTTGCACCCATGCTGGGTTCGTAAACGAGGGTCGTCGCTGGTTTATGAGCATGATGCAGGATTATTGTATTACTCCTCAAATTGAGCATTATGGATGCATGGTTGACTTGTTGAGCAAGGCAGGGTTGCTTGGGGAAGCTTTAGAGATTATTAGAACCATGACATTTGAACCTAATTCCTTTATTTGGGGTGCCTTATTGAACGGGTGTAAGCTTCACAAGAACTTGGAGATTGCTCATATTGCAGTTCAGAATCTGATGATTCTTGAGCCGGGTAACAGCGGGCACTATAGTCTTCTTGTTAACATGTATGCTGAAGTAAATAGGTGGAATGATGTTGTGAAGATCCGGAAAACCATGAAGGATTTTGGCATAGAAAAGAAATATCCTGGGCATAGCTGGGTAGAAATCAATAAGAAAATTCATCTATTTGCAGCATCTGATAAACATCATCCATTGTACGGTCAAATTCACTTGTTGCTAGCTGAACTCGATGAGCAGTTGAGGCCAGCTAGCAATGTCTACGATATGGAGCTTTTTGTATAA
- the LOC112770835 gene encoding pentatricopeptide repeat-containing protein At1g06143 isoform X3, whose product MGKGKLFRCENCKEGAYVRNVHTLKETILGQIKGCVTTKTLEFVYASMIKTNANQDCFLMNQFISACSLFSCIDLATSAFTWMESPNAWVYNALVRGCVHCCHPNQALLYYTHMLRNNVKPTSYSFSSLVKACTLLMDSVSGKAVHAHVWKHGFDSHVFVQTTLIEFYSILAELRDSIKVFDAMNERDVFAWTTMISAHVRNEDMNSARQLFDEMPEKNIATWNTMIDGYTKSGNVESAEILFKQMPSRDVISWTTMMTCYTGNQRYGDVIALFHDMINNGMIPDEVTVTTVISACAHLGALELGKEVHLYLMLNGFNLDVYIGSSLVDMYAKCGNIDKSLLVFYKLQRKNLFCWNAVIDGLATHGYAEEALGMFGEMVRKGIQPNAVTFISILTACTHAGFVNEGRRWFMSMMQDYCITPQIEHYGCMVDLLSKAGLLGEALEIIRTMTFEPNSFIWGALLNGCKLHKNLEIAHIAVQNLMILEPGNSGHYSLLVNMYAEVNRWNDVVKIRKTMKDFGIEKKYPGHSWVEINKKIHLFAASDKHHPLYGQIHLLLAELDEQLRPASNVYDMELFV is encoded by the coding sequence AAATGTGCACACCCTCAAGGAGACAATTCTTGGGCAGATAAAGGGATGTGTGACAACAAAAACACTGGAATTTGTCTATGCCTCCATGATCAAGACCAATGCCAACCAAGATTGCTTCTTGATGAACCAGTTTATAAGTGCATGTTCTCTATTTTCTTGCATAGATTTAGCAACTTCAGCTTTTACTTGGATGGAAAGTCCTAACGCTTGGGTTTATAATGCATTGGTCAGAGGCTGTGTTCATTGCTGTCACCCAAACCAAGCGTTACTTTATTATACACATATGTTGAGGAACAACGTCAAGCCTACCAGTTATTCGTTTTCATCTTTAGTTAAGGCCTGTACTTTGTTGATGGATTCAGTTTCAGGCAAAGCTGTTCATGCCCATGTCTGGAAACATGGATTTGATTCTCATGTGTTTGTTCAGACTACGCTCATCGAGTTTTATTCAATTTTAGCCGAGCTGCGTGACTCCATAAAGGTGTttgatgctatgaatgaaagagaTGTTTTTGCTTGGACTACAATGATTTCTGCTCATGTTCGAAATGAGGACATGAATTCTGCGCGCCagttgtttgatgaaatgcctgaAAAAAATATTGCTACATGGAATACCATGATTGACGGGTACACAAAATCAGGGAATGTTGAGTCTGCTGAAATCTTGTTCAAGCAAATGCCTTCTAGAGATGTTATTTCTTGGACAACCATGATGACTTGTTATACTGGAAACCAAAGGTATGGTGATGTAATAGCACTTTTTCATGACATGATCAACAATGGAATGATCCCTGATGAAGTGACTGTGACCACTGTCATTTCAGCTTGTGCCCATCTAGGAGCTCTTGAATTGGGAAAGGAGGTACACCTTTATTTGATGCTGAATGGATTTAATCTTGATGTTTACATCGGCTCTTCGCTTGTTGATATGTATGCAAAATGTGGGAACATTGATAAGTCTCTTTTGGTGTTCTACAAATTGCAAAGGAAAAACCTGTTTTGTTGGAATGCTGTGATTGATGGGCTTGCAACACATGGATATGCAGAAGAAGCATTAGGTATGTTCGGCGAAATGGTGAGGAAAGGAATCCAACCAAACGCAGTTACATTCATTAGTATCCTAACTGCTTGCACCCATGCTGGGTTCGTAAACGAGGGTCGTCGCTGGTTTATGAGCATGATGCAGGATTATTGTATTACTCCTCAAATTGAGCATTATGGATGCATGGTTGACTTGTTGAGCAAGGCAGGGTTGCTTGGGGAAGCTTTAGAGATTATTAGAACCATGACATTTGAACCTAATTCCTTTATTTGGGGTGCCTTATTGAACGGGTGTAAGCTTCACAAGAACTTGGAGATTGCTCATATTGCAGTTCAGAATCTGATGATTCTTGAGCCGGGTAACAGCGGGCACTATAGTCTTCTTGTTAACATGTATGCTGAAGTAAATAGGTGGAATGATGTTGTGAAGATCCGGAAAACCATGAAGGATTTTGGCATAGAAAAGAAATATCCTGGGCATAGCTGGGTAGAAATCAATAAGAAAATTCATCTATTTGCAGCATCTGATAAACATCATCCATTGTACGGTCAAATTCACTTGTTGCTAGCTGAACTCGATGAGCAGTTGAGGCCAGCTAGCAATGTCTACGATATGGAGCTTTTTGTATAA
- the LOC112770835 gene encoding pentatricopeptide repeat-containing protein At1g06143 isoform X4 yields MHKIRNVHTLKETILGQIKGCVTTKTLEFVYASMIKTNANQDCFLMNQFISACSLFSCIDLATSAFTWMESPNAWVYNALVRGCVHCCHPNQALLYYTHMLRNNVKPTSYSFSSLVKACTLLMDSVSGKAVHAHVWKHGFDSHVFVQTTLIEFYSILAELRDSIKVFDAMNERDVFAWTTMISAHVRNEDMNSARQLFDEMPEKNIATWNTMIDGYTKSGNVESAEILFKQMPSRDVISWTTMMTCYTGNQRYGDVIALFHDMINNGMIPDEVTVTTVISACAHLGALELGKEVHLYLMLNGFNLDVYIGSSLVDMYAKCGNIDKSLLVFYKLQRKNLFCWNAVIDGLATHGYAEEALGMFGEMVRKGIQPNAVTFISILTACTHAGFVNEGRRWFMSMMQDYCITPQIEHYGCMVDLLSKAGLLGEALEIIRTMTFEPNSFIWGALLNGCKLHKNLEIAHIAVQNLMILEPGNSGHYSLLVNMYAEVNRWNDVVKIRKTMKDFGIEKKYPGHSWVEINKKIHLFAASDKHHPLYGQIHLLLAELDEQLRPASNVYDMELFV; encoded by the coding sequence AAATGTGCACACCCTCAAGGAGACAATTCTTGGGCAGATAAAGGGATGTGTGACAACAAAAACACTGGAATTTGTCTATGCCTCCATGATCAAGACCAATGCCAACCAAGATTGCTTCTTGATGAACCAGTTTATAAGTGCATGTTCTCTATTTTCTTGCATAGATTTAGCAACTTCAGCTTTTACTTGGATGGAAAGTCCTAACGCTTGGGTTTATAATGCATTGGTCAGAGGCTGTGTTCATTGCTGTCACCCAAACCAAGCGTTACTTTATTATACACATATGTTGAGGAACAACGTCAAGCCTACCAGTTATTCGTTTTCATCTTTAGTTAAGGCCTGTACTTTGTTGATGGATTCAGTTTCAGGCAAAGCTGTTCATGCCCATGTCTGGAAACATGGATTTGATTCTCATGTGTTTGTTCAGACTACGCTCATCGAGTTTTATTCAATTTTAGCCGAGCTGCGTGACTCCATAAAGGTGTttgatgctatgaatgaaagagaTGTTTTTGCTTGGACTACAATGATTTCTGCTCATGTTCGAAATGAGGACATGAATTCTGCGCGCCagttgtttgatgaaatgcctgaAAAAAATATTGCTACATGGAATACCATGATTGACGGGTACACAAAATCAGGGAATGTTGAGTCTGCTGAAATCTTGTTCAAGCAAATGCCTTCTAGAGATGTTATTTCTTGGACAACCATGATGACTTGTTATACTGGAAACCAAAGGTATGGTGATGTAATAGCACTTTTTCATGACATGATCAACAATGGAATGATCCCTGATGAAGTGACTGTGACCACTGTCATTTCAGCTTGTGCCCATCTAGGAGCTCTTGAATTGGGAAAGGAGGTACACCTTTATTTGATGCTGAATGGATTTAATCTTGATGTTTACATCGGCTCTTCGCTTGTTGATATGTATGCAAAATGTGGGAACATTGATAAGTCTCTTTTGGTGTTCTACAAATTGCAAAGGAAAAACCTGTTTTGTTGGAATGCTGTGATTGATGGGCTTGCAACACATGGATATGCAGAAGAAGCATTAGGTATGTTCGGCGAAATGGTGAGGAAAGGAATCCAACCAAACGCAGTTACATTCATTAGTATCCTAACTGCTTGCACCCATGCTGGGTTCGTAAACGAGGGTCGTCGCTGGTTTATGAGCATGATGCAGGATTATTGTATTACTCCTCAAATTGAGCATTATGGATGCATGGTTGACTTGTTGAGCAAGGCAGGGTTGCTTGGGGAAGCTTTAGAGATTATTAGAACCATGACATTTGAACCTAATTCCTTTATTTGGGGTGCCTTATTGAACGGGTGTAAGCTTCACAAGAACTTGGAGATTGCTCATATTGCAGTTCAGAATCTGATGATTCTTGAGCCGGGTAACAGCGGGCACTATAGTCTTCTTGTTAACATGTATGCTGAAGTAAATAGGTGGAATGATGTTGTGAAGATCCGGAAAACCATGAAGGATTTTGGCATAGAAAAGAAATATCCTGGGCATAGCTGGGTAGAAATCAATAAGAAAATTCATCTATTTGCAGCATCTGATAAACATCATCCATTGTACGGTCAAATTCACTTGTTGCTAGCTGAACTCGATGAGCAGTTGAGGCCAGCTAGCAATGTCTACGATATGGAGCTTTTTGTATAA
- the LOC112770835 gene encoding pentatricopeptide repeat-containing protein At1g06143 isoform X5 — translation MHKIRGCVHCCHPNQALLYYTHMLRNNVKPTSYSFSSLVKACTLLMDSVSGKAVHAHVWKHGFDSHVFVQTTLIEFYSILAELRDSIKVFDAMNERDVFAWTTMISAHVRNEDMNSARQLFDEMPEKNIATWNTMIDGYTKSGNVESAEILFKQMPSRDVISWTTMMTCYTGNQRYGDVIALFHDMINNGMIPDEVTVTTVISACAHLGALELGKEVHLYLMLNGFNLDVYIGSSLVDMYAKCGNIDKSLLVFYKLQRKNLFCWNAVIDGLATHGYAEEALGMFGEMVRKGIQPNAVTFISILTACTHAGFVNEGRRWFMSMMQDYCITPQIEHYGCMVDLLSKAGLLGEALEIIRTMTFEPNSFIWGALLNGCKLHKNLEIAHIAVQNLMILEPGNSGHYSLLVNMYAEVNRWNDVVKIRKTMKDFGIEKKYPGHSWVEINKKIHLFAASDKHHPLYGQIHLLLAELDEQLRPASNVYDMELFV, via the coding sequence AGGCTGTGTTCATTGCTGTCACCCAAACCAAGCGTTACTTTATTATACACATATGTTGAGGAACAACGTCAAGCCTACCAGTTATTCGTTTTCATCTTTAGTTAAGGCCTGTACTTTGTTGATGGATTCAGTTTCAGGCAAAGCTGTTCATGCCCATGTCTGGAAACATGGATTTGATTCTCATGTGTTTGTTCAGACTACGCTCATCGAGTTTTATTCAATTTTAGCCGAGCTGCGTGACTCCATAAAGGTGTttgatgctatgaatgaaagagaTGTTTTTGCTTGGACTACAATGATTTCTGCTCATGTTCGAAATGAGGACATGAATTCTGCGCGCCagttgtttgatgaaatgcctgaAAAAAATATTGCTACATGGAATACCATGATTGACGGGTACACAAAATCAGGGAATGTTGAGTCTGCTGAAATCTTGTTCAAGCAAATGCCTTCTAGAGATGTTATTTCTTGGACAACCATGATGACTTGTTATACTGGAAACCAAAGGTATGGTGATGTAATAGCACTTTTTCATGACATGATCAACAATGGAATGATCCCTGATGAAGTGACTGTGACCACTGTCATTTCAGCTTGTGCCCATCTAGGAGCTCTTGAATTGGGAAAGGAGGTACACCTTTATTTGATGCTGAATGGATTTAATCTTGATGTTTACATCGGCTCTTCGCTTGTTGATATGTATGCAAAATGTGGGAACATTGATAAGTCTCTTTTGGTGTTCTACAAATTGCAAAGGAAAAACCTGTTTTGTTGGAATGCTGTGATTGATGGGCTTGCAACACATGGATATGCAGAAGAAGCATTAGGTATGTTCGGCGAAATGGTGAGGAAAGGAATCCAACCAAACGCAGTTACATTCATTAGTATCCTAACTGCTTGCACCCATGCTGGGTTCGTAAACGAGGGTCGTCGCTGGTTTATGAGCATGATGCAGGATTATTGTATTACTCCTCAAATTGAGCATTATGGATGCATGGTTGACTTGTTGAGCAAGGCAGGGTTGCTTGGGGAAGCTTTAGAGATTATTAGAACCATGACATTTGAACCTAATTCCTTTATTTGGGGTGCCTTATTGAACGGGTGTAAGCTTCACAAGAACTTGGAGATTGCTCATATTGCAGTTCAGAATCTGATGATTCTTGAGCCGGGTAACAGCGGGCACTATAGTCTTCTTGTTAACATGTATGCTGAAGTAAATAGGTGGAATGATGTTGTGAAGATCCGGAAAACCATGAAGGATTTTGGCATAGAAAAGAAATATCCTGGGCATAGCTGGGTAGAAATCAATAAGAAAATTCATCTATTTGCAGCATCTGATAAACATCATCCATTGTACGGTCAAATTCACTTGTTGCTAGCTGAACTCGATGAGCAGTTGAGGCCAGCTAGCAATGTCTACGATATGGAGCTTTTTGTATAA